The Candidatus Dormiibacterota bacterium genomic interval GTGTGCTCGAAGATATGCGAATACGGAAGCACCGAGAGCACGTCCATGCCCGAAACGATTTCATCGCCGGCAAACATCAGCGACGCTTGCGCATCGAAGCAGAGATTATCGTGCGTGAGCATCACGCCTTTGGGATTGCCCGTGGTGCCCGACGTGTAGATGAGGACCGCGAGGTCGCTCGACCGAACCTCGGCCTCGTAGGCGGCCGGCAGTTCCGGATGCTCGACGCGTATTGCCGCGCCGCGCGCTTCGAACGCGGCGAGCGTCCCAATCCCCTCGCCGCCCATGACCACCGCTTGCGGGAGATCCATATCCACGTGTCCCAGGGCCTGCAACGACGCGGCGGAGTCGATGAACAGCAACTTCGCGTCCGAATGTTTTAGGATGTAACCCGTGAGATCGAGCGCCTGCGTCGGATAAATCGGCACGACGACGCAGCCGGCAAAGAACGTCGCGAAATCGCAGACGATCCAATCGACGCAATTGTGCGCGATGAGCGCTACGCGATCTCCTTGCTGCAAACCCGCGTCGCGAATCGCGCACGCCAAGTTCTCAACCCGCTCCAGCAGCCTCGATGTCGAGGTCGGGATCCAGTCGCCGTTCACGCGTTCGAGCAGCGCTTCGTTACGCGGTTCGGCCAGCGCTCTGCGTATAAGGTGCGAGAGCGTTTCGTTATCGGGAATAAGGGCGGGCATCAGGCGGGCGTTCTTCGCCGCCCTACACGGGCCCCCTCGGTGATGCGCTTGAGGCGGGCCTAACGCAGCATCAGATACGGCTGGGCGTGCGCGAGGCGCGCCGGGCTCATCCCGGCGACATCGAGCAACTCGTCGTACGAATCGTATGGCCCCTCGCGATCGCGCAGCGCAACGATGCGGGCGGCCACGGTTGCGCCGATCCCGGGAACCGCCGAAAGGGCTGCCGCATCCGCGTCGTTGAGATCGACCGGCTGCGCGGGCGGCGCTTTACCGCGGGACTTCCGGGAGCCGTGGCTGCTCCGGCGCGCCGAGGCCGCCCTTCGAGGCGCCTCGCCGATTCGCGGTACGTCGATTTCGTCGCCGTCACCCACCCGTGCGGCCAGGTTGACGCCGGCTGCATCGGCACCCGGGAGCATTCCCCCCGCCGCTCGCACGGCGTCGTCGGCGCGTCCACTCGCGGGCACGCGGTAGAGCCCCGGCCGCGCGACCGCTCCCACGACGTAGACCAACGCCCTCGCCGCGCTCGTCTTTTTGGCTCGCCCATGGGTTGGGCGGAGGTGGGGTTCCGCAGCCGCGGCCGCGAGTATGGGCGGATGCGGTGCCGGGTGCCAGATGGCCAATGCCGCGACGACGATGGCGGCGAGGAGTGCAACATATCGCAACATGCCCGCCTTTCCCACGCCGAGGTCCGACCGGAAAGGTAGCCACGCCCCTCGTGAGCCATTACCATGCTCTCTATGGCCGAAACGTACGATTTTCGCAACACCGAACGGACCTGGCAAGAGCGCTGGGAGAACGAAGGCATCTATCGCGCGCGTGACGACGACCCGCGCGAGAAGTACTACGTGCTCGAGATGCTGCCGTATCCATCCGGCGATCTGCACGTCGGCCATGCAAAAAACTACACGCTCGGCGATGCGATAGCGCGCAGCATGCGCATGCTCGGGTATAACGTGCTGCACCCGATGGGCTGGGATGCCTTCGGGCTGCCGGCCGAAAACGCAGCGATTGCGCGCG includes:
- a CDS encoding helix-hairpin-helix domain-containing protein, translated to MLRYVALLAAIVVAALAIWHPAPHPPILAAAAAEPHLRPTHGRAKKTSAARALVYVVGAVARPGLYRVPASGRADDAVRAAGGMLPGADAAGVNLAARVGDGDEIDVPRIGEAPRRAASARRSSHGSRKSRGKAPPAQPVDLNDADAAALSAVPGIGATVAARIVALRDREGPYDSYDELLDVAGMSPARLAHAQPYLMLR